One genomic window of Vibrio ziniensis includes the following:
- a CDS encoding TetR/AcrR family transcriptional regulator, with the protein MARRNDHTREELITLTLSSVKDFLTEHSYHELSLRKVANMIGYVPSTLVNVFGNYNLLLLHVVAETLDELALESQNVVSECQDSEQALYQLAYCYHDFAQKNPYRWQLIFEHKMNGEDLPQWQAERIDNMTSMLEDLLTIFAPHRSPREVLQASRVLWSGVHGITLLSVDDKFFANEPIDGKKLIQNLLSNYLSNWSH; encoded by the coding sequence ATGGCGAGACGAAACGATCATACAAGAGAGGAATTAATCACTCTCACACTCAGTTCCGTGAAGGATTTTTTAACTGAACACTCCTATCACGAACTCAGTCTACGTAAAGTGGCAAACATGATTGGCTATGTGCCGAGTACATTGGTGAATGTGTTTGGTAACTATAACCTATTGTTATTGCACGTCGTTGCTGAGACTCTCGATGAACTGGCGTTAGAATCCCAAAACGTGGTGAGCGAATGCCAAGATTCCGAACAAGCCCTCTATCAACTAGCGTATTGCTATCACGATTTTGCGCAGAAAAACCCTTACCGCTGGCAACTCATATTTGAACACAAGATGAACGGTGAAGACCTTCCACAATGGCAAGCTGAGCGTATCGATAATATGACCAGTATGCTGGAAGATTTGCTTACAATATTTGCACCACATCGTTCGCCTCGTGAAGTTCTACAAGCAAGTCGTGTGCTTTGGTCTGGCGTTCACGGGATAACTTTATTGAGCGTTGACGATAAGTTTTTCGCTAATGAGCCTATTGATGGCAAGAAGCTGATTCAGAACCTACTCTCTAACTACCTGAGTAATTGGTCTCATTAA
- a CDS encoding MFS transporter, giving the protein MSQHQTPLLKQRRFLPYFVTQFFGAFNDNIFKNVLLLFVAFSGSAILPISSHLFINLAAGLFILPFFLFSASAGVLADKYEKSWFIRKVKLIEIAIMCLGAIGFITESYLVLLLMLFLMGTQSAFFGPVKYALLPQQLKANELVSGNALVEAGTFLAILVGTIGAGVIASLDHAKYIAATCVVVFSVCGYLASRFIPKAPAGNPHIHFTWHPIRQTRHTLSIAKSDRAIFLCIMAISWFWFLGATYLTQFPNFTKLHLNGTESAVSFLLALFSVGIALGSLSCDKLSNHHIEIGIVPIGSLGITLFGYLMATSIPASLPIFHQMSEFVLYQPLWPLFCYLLLLGASGGVFIVPLYALMQQRAKQSQRAQVIAALNIYNSLFMVGSAVLGIVCLSLLELSITQLFILISVINLLTAAFVFLQVPIFAVRLLVWALTHTIYRVRHTNLNHIPEHGGALIVCNHVSYMDALLLSAASPRLIRFVMEEDYANFPILRGFLKRAGVIPICARNRRSILSAFNEVEHALNEGHLVCIFPEGRLTADGEMNEFMRGLDIILKRSPVPVIPMALKGLWGSYFSRCKGRACKGLPSRFWSRLEIEAGPAIASKDASSELMFEKVAQLRGDWR; this is encoded by the coding sequence ATGTCACAACATCAAACACCGTTGCTTAAACAACGACGTTTTCTCCCGTATTTTGTGACGCAGTTTTTTGGCGCATTCAACGACAACATATTTAAAAATGTTTTGCTACTTTTCGTCGCCTTTTCAGGCAGTGCTATTCTGCCAATTTCCAGCCATCTGTTTATCAACTTAGCGGCAGGGTTGTTCATCCTTCCATTTTTTCTTTTCTCTGCATCTGCTGGCGTACTTGCGGATAAATATGAAAAATCTTGGTTTATACGCAAGGTTAAACTGATCGAAATCGCCATCATGTGTTTGGGCGCAATCGGCTTTATTACCGAAAGTTACCTTGTTTTGCTTTTAATGCTGTTTTTGATGGGCACACAATCGGCATTTTTCGGGCCAGTGAAATATGCATTGTTACCTCAACAACTCAAAGCAAATGAACTGGTTTCTGGCAATGCACTCGTTGAGGCGGGCACTTTCCTTGCCATACTAGTTGGTACGATTGGTGCTGGCGTCATTGCATCGCTCGATCATGCGAAATACATCGCTGCCACTTGTGTGGTGGTCTTTTCAGTTTGTGGCTACTTAGCAAGTCGCTTTATACCTAAAGCTCCCGCGGGTAACCCACACATTCACTTTACTTGGCACCCAATCCGCCAGACTCGCCATACGTTATCTATTGCGAAAAGTGATCGAGCTATATTTCTATGTATTATGGCGATCAGTTGGTTTTGGTTCCTTGGTGCAACTTATTTAACCCAGTTTCCAAACTTCACTAAGCTACATCTTAACGGTACGGAAAGTGCTGTTTCTTTCTTACTTGCTCTTTTTTCAGTCGGCATCGCACTTGGATCACTCAGTTGTGACAAGCTATCAAATCACCACATTGAAATTGGCATTGTGCCTATTGGTAGCTTAGGCATTACGCTGTTTGGCTACTTAATGGCAACGAGTATTCCAGCCTCTTTACCTATTTTCCATCAAATGAGTGAGTTCGTACTTTACCAGCCTCTTTGGCCTCTGTTCTGTTACTTGCTTTTATTAGGCGCTTCAGGCGGTGTATTTATTGTTCCACTTTATGCCTTAATGCAACAACGGGCCAAGCAAAGCCAACGAGCACAAGTGATTGCAGCCCTAAACATATATAACTCATTATTCATGGTAGGTAGTGCCGTTCTCGGAATTGTCTGTTTATCCTTATTAGAGCTGTCGATTACTCAGCTTTTTATCCTAATTTCCGTTATTAACCTGTTAACGGCCGCATTTGTCTTTTTACAGGTGCCTATTTTCGCTGTTCGGCTGTTGGTTTGGGCATTAACACATACCATTTACCGAGTGAGACACACTAACCTCAACCATATTCCAGAACATGGTGGGGCTCTGATCGTCTGCAATCATGTCAGCTATATGGATGCACTACTGCTTAGTGCCGCTAGCCCACGGCTGATTCGTTTTGTGATGGAAGAAGATTATGCAAACTTTCCGATACTGCGCGGCTTTTTAAAGCGTGCAGGCGTGATCCCTATCTGCGCCCGCAACAGACGTTCAATACTCAGCGCATTCAATGAAGTTGAACACGCTTTAAATGAAGGTCATCTGGTGTGTATTTTCCCCGAAGGTCGCCTCACGGCAGACGGTGAAATGAACGAGTTCATGCGCGGATTAGACATCATATTAAAACGCAGTCCTGTTCCTGTTATCCCTATGGCACTAAAAGGCTTATGGGGCAGCTACTTTAGCCGATGCAAAGGGCGAGCTTGTAAAGGTCTACCAAGCCGCTTCTGGTCACGTTTAGAAATTGAAGCAGGTCCTGCGATTGCCTCCAAAGATGCGTCTTCAGAACTCATGTTCGAAAAAGTCGCTCAATTACGCGGTGATTGGCGTTAA
- a CDS encoding YeiH family protein has protein sequence MNIKPIHLPFWLGGALCLSPWITSPSALVMGFLVASLGWVPTHIPIAKLTKKLLAYSIVGLGFGIPLQQALNVTSDGIGLILATICGTLVIGTVVAKAMGIEKKTGHLIASGTAICGGSAIAAVAPAINADDDQTGLALGTVFVLNSVALFIFPMIGHALSLDQHTFGTWAAIAIHDTSSVVGAASAYGEEALKTATTLKLARALWIVPVALVSAWMFKSQSKKLTIPYFILFYCLAIGFSDLFPQWQQIYQGVFSLAKQALVICLFLIGCSISPARLKASGPKPLLFGITLWIAISVSSLSWLLLVD, from the coding sequence ATGAACATCAAACCTATACACCTTCCATTTTGGCTTGGTGGTGCACTATGCCTTTCTCCTTGGATTACCTCTCCGAGTGCATTGGTGATGGGTTTTTTAGTTGCTTCCTTGGGCTGGGTTCCCACTCATATTCCTATCGCTAAACTCACTAAAAAACTACTGGCTTACTCGATCGTCGGCTTGGGCTTCGGCATTCCACTGCAACAAGCATTAAACGTTACTAGTGATGGCATAGGTCTTATTCTGGCAACGATTTGTGGCACGCTCGTTATTGGCACTGTTGTCGCTAAAGCTATGGGAATTGAGAAGAAAACTGGACACTTAATCGCGTCCGGTACTGCTATATGTGGCGGTAGTGCTATCGCAGCTGTTGCTCCAGCCATTAATGCTGATGATGACCAAACAGGTTTGGCTTTGGGAACAGTATTCGTGCTTAATTCAGTCGCCTTGTTTATTTTCCCAATGATTGGTCATGCCTTATCACTCGACCAACATACTTTTGGCACATGGGCAGCAATTGCTATTCATGATACGTCATCAGTAGTAGGTGCAGCTTCTGCTTACGGCGAAGAAGCATTAAAGACAGCAACCACACTAAAACTGGCACGAGCGCTTTGGATAGTGCCGGTGGCACTAGTCAGTGCTTGGATGTTTAAGAGCCAGTCGAAAAAACTGACTATTCCTTACTTTATTCTTTTTTACTGTCTGGCGATTGGTTTTAGCGACTTATTTCCACAGTGGCAACAAATTTACCAAGGGGTATTTTCGCTTGCAAAACAAGCTCTGGTGATATGTCTGTTTTTGATTGGATGCAGCATTTCTCCGGCTCGATTGAAAGCGTCAGGACCTAAACCACTGCTGTTTGGTATTACTCTTTGGATTGCGATCTCAGTATCGTCTTTGAGCTGGTTGCTTCTCGTTGATTAA